From the Theobroma cacao cultivar B97-61/B2 chromosome 2, Criollo_cocoa_genome_V2, whole genome shotgun sequence genome, one window contains:
- the LOC18609143 gene encoding uncharacterized protein LOC18609143, which yields MMAVREAFLIFSSSIWKDNHKLLIDSDSSNVVKWTIHPDMAPWRMRKVVLQLERLKEELEGWEIRHVRREANQRADALAKQGAYLQYDILRIFTHGFAVEWRKLRGR from the exons ATGATGGCAGTGAGGGAAGCgttcttgattttctcatcATCAATATGGAAGGATAATCATAAACTTCTCATTGATAGTGATTCGAGTAATGTGGTTAAGTGGACGATCCATCCGGATATGGCCCCGTGGAGGATGAGAAAAGTGGTTCTACAATTGGAGAGATTGAAGGAGGAATTGGAGGGTTGGGAGATTCGACATGTCAGAAGAGAAGCTAACCAGAGAGCTGATGCTTTAGCAAAGCAGGGTGCTTATCTTCAATATGACATCTTGAGAATCTTCAC TCATGGATTTGCAGTGGAGTGGAGGAAACTTAGAGGGCGGTAA